The proteins below come from a single Takifugu rubripes chromosome 10, fTakRub1.2, whole genome shotgun sequence genomic window:
- the cmbl gene encoding LOW QUALITY PROTEIN: carboxymethylenebutenolidase homolog (The sequence of the model RefSeq protein was modified relative to this genomic sequence to represent the inferred CDS: inserted 3 bases in 2 codons; substituted 5 bases at 5 genomic stop codons): protein MASSCAVDEFCESSFENVKNCFALFLQIANKAMLCPCDIGDRMDYGQEVQVEHIQAYLVKPTSPSDKTIIVIQDITRXMADLLAANRYIAICPDFYVGEEPWKPSNDXLTFQEWLKNRKPTDIPVKTLYCLNSVHLNVTKGVGVEAVWSFCWXLIATHYIALXYREVNPGVSFYVSMIISIMSAGSIEILXFSCCHAGILREREDRHKLKIPVLFIFAENDDYIPLEQXSVEGKSKMKYQVRLFPVQPHGFAHRKTEDINPAGKPQIEEAKTDMPHXLNKYT, encoded by the exons ATGGCT TCTTCTTGTGCTGTCGATGAATTTTGCGAGAGTTCCTTTGAAAACGTCAAAAACTGCTTTGCCCTGTTTCTGCAGATAGCTAACAAAGCCATGCTGTGCCCTTGTGACATTGGTGACCGGATGGACTACGGTCAGGAGGTCCAGGTGGAGCACATCCAAGCTTATTTAGTGAAACCAACCTCACCATCTGACAAGACTATCATCGTCATCCAAGACATCACCAGATAAATGGCTGATCTTCTGGCTGCCAACAGATACAT TGCCATTTGTCCAGACTTCTATGTTGGAGAGGAGCCATGGAAGCCATCCAATGACTGATTGACATTTCAAGAGTGGCTAAAAAACAGAAAGCCAACAGACATACCGGTAAAAACCCTGTATTGTCTGAATTCTGTGCATCTAAATGTCACAAAAGGCGT AGGAGTAGAAGCAGTGTGGAGTTTCTGCTGGTGATTGATTGCAACACATTACATTGCCC ATTACCGAGAGGTCAATCCTGGAGTGTCATTCTATGTTTCTATGATTATTAGTATAATGTCTGCAGGATCGATTGAGATTTTATGATTTTCGTGTTGCCACGCAGGAATTCTCCGTGAAAGAGAGGACAGACATAAGCTCAAGATCCCAGTCTTGTTTATCTTTGCTGAAAATGATGATTATATTCCTTTGGAGCA TTCGGTAGAAGGCAAATCCAAAATGAAATATCAAGTGAGGCTATTCCCTGTTCAACCACATGGGTTTGCTCATCGCAAGACAGAGGACATCAACCCAGCAGGCAAACCCCAGATCGAGGAGGCCAAGACAGACATGCCCCACTGACTCAATAAGTACACGTAA
- the mtrr gene encoding methionine synthase reductase isoform X8 has protein sequence MAFRSVRASLLQSNIYLLPHALCSMPSEMKPRFVLLYGSQKGQAQAIAEGVAEEAETHGLFAELSCLENNEKYNLETETAPVVFIVSTTGDGEPPDNALKFVRNIKKKTLSSDHYKHISYALLGFQLLSLLAIGLGDTNYANFCNCGKAIDRRLRELGASQFYASGYADDGVGLELVVDPWIKGLWNAIKEELSNMTSKQTECVKEEVRDSSKETPDPSTADMQLNLLSIANCQNCKSIGQSEKLANLASPSVSTTQTAGSDLRPDSSSRRIGLSSRTDGALSADAGVASLTHSLPPLSQSALNIPALPPPYLCVSLQEMETTEDIFGPLNKENLQEVPISKATQLTRGDSVKTALLLELDISTLPAMTYQPGDAFDVYWPNSATEVEDMLHRLGLQDQRNHRVLISLLKDTKKRGAQVPSYIPQNASLLYLLTWCLEIRSVPKKAFLRALVEYTVDGVQKRRLQELCSKQGTTDYNSHLREQSLSILELLNAFPSCSPPLSILIEHVPKLQPRPYSVASSCLRHPGKLNFVFNIVEFPACSGRTAGRRGLCTGGLFDLISSRLVLPGNVKSSSKPALPKIHVNLRPTCTFRPPADVSVPFMMVGPGTGVAPFIGFLQQRMHDPQSD, from the exons ATGGCATTTAGGTCCGTCAGGGCTTCTCTGTTGCAGTCTAATATTTACTTGTTACCCCATGCATTGTGCAG TATGCCCAGTGAAATGAAGCCTCGGTTCGTGCTCCTGTACGGCTCACAGAAAGGTCAAGCCCAGGCCATAGCAGAAGGGGTTGCTGAGGAGGCAGAGACGCACGGGCTCTTTGCAGAACTTAGTTGTTTGGAGAACAATGAAAAG TACAACTTAGAAACAGAGACTGCTCCAGTTGTTTTCATCGTGTCTACTACGGGGGATGGGGAACCTCCAGACAATGCTCTCAAATTTGTAAGGAACATCAAGAAGAAAACCCTTTCCAGTGACCACTATAAACACATTTCCTATGCACTTTTAG GTTTTCAGCTGTTGTCCTTGTTGGCCATAGGCTTAGGAGACACAAATTATGCAAATTTTTGCAACTGTGGGAAGGCCATTGACAGACGTTTACGGGAACTCGGTGCCAGCCAGTTTTATGCGAGTGGATATGCAGATGACGGTGTAGG GTTAGAGTTGGTTGTGGACCCCTGGATTAAGGGATTGTGGAATGCAATCAAAGAAGAGCTATCAAACATGACTTCTAAACAGACTGAATGTGTGAAAGAAGAAGTGCGCGATTCTTCAAAGGAAACTCCTGACCCTTCTACTGCGGACATGCAACTAAACCTATTAAGCATTGCTAACTGCCAGAACTGCAAGTCAATTGGGCAGTCGGAGAAATTAGCAAATTTGGCCTCTCCTTCAGTTTCCACTACACAGACTGCTGGGTCTGATCTCAGGCCAGATTCCTCTTCAAGGAGAATTGGGTTGTCATCCCGGACTGATGGTGCGCTCAGTGCAGATGCTGGAGTTGCCTCCCTGACACACTCGCTGCCTCCACTGTCTCAATCTGCTCTTAACATCCCTGCACTgcctcctccctacctgtgtgtctctctccaGGAGATGGAAACCACTGAAGAT ATTTTTGGACCTTTAAACAAAGAGAATCTTCAGGAGGTTCCCATATCAAAGGCCACTCAGTTGACCAGGGGTGATTCAGTTAAGACAGCCCTCCTTTTAGAGCTAGACATCTCT ACTTTACCTGCAATGACCTATCAGCCAGGAGATGCATTTGATGTGTACTGGCCTAACAGTGCCACTGAGGTGGAAGACATGCTTCACAGACTGGGTCTACAGGATCAGAGAAATCACAGAGTGCTCATTTCTCTACTCAAAGACACTAAGAAAAGAG GTGCCCAGGTGCCATCCTATATTCCCCAAAATGCATCTCTGCTGTACCTGCTCACATGGTGTCTTGAGATCAGAAGTGTTCCTAAAAag GCATTTTTGCGAGCGCTGGTGGAGTATACAGTCGATGGTGTGCAGAAGAGGAGACTGCAGGAGCTCTGCAGTAAGCAAGGCACCACTGACTATAACTCGCACCTGAGAGAACAAAGCCTCAGCATTCTGGAACTTCTCAATGCTTTTCCGTCCTGCTCGCCTCCTCTCAGCATCCTCATAG AACATGTGCCCAAGCTGCAGCCCAGGCCTTATTCAGTTGCCAG CTCCTGTCTTAGGCACCCAGGAAAGCTGAATTTTGTCTTCAACATAGTGGAGTTTCCAGCATGCTCTGGGCGGACTGCAGGGAGGCGAGGCTTGTGTACTGGTGGGCTGTTTGACCTCATCAGTTCTAGGCTGGTTCTCCCAGGGAACGTCAAATCCTCAAGCAAACCAGCTCTGCCAAAG ATCCACGTGAACTTGAGACCTACCTGCACCTTCAGACCTCCGGCTGATGTGTCGGTGCCCTTCATGATGGTGGGGCCGGGCACTGGAGTTGCCCCCTTCATCGGCTTTCTCCAGCAGAG GATGCATGATCCACAATCCGACTGA
- the cct5 gene encoding T-complex protein 1 subunit epsilon, with protein sequence MSALGTLAFDEYGRPFIIIKDQDKKTRLSGIDALKSHIMAAKAVASTLKTSLGPNGLDKIMVDKDGEVTVTNDGATILSMMDVDHQIAKLMVELSKSQDDEIGDGTTGVVVLAGALLEQAEQLLDRGIHPIRISDGYDQAARIAIEQLDKIAETLPCDPNNTEPLIETAMTTLGSKIINRCHRQMAEIAVNAILTVADMERKDVDFELIKMEGKVGGKLEDTQLIKGVIVDKEFSHPQMPKVLKDVKIAILTCPFEPPKPKTKHKLDVTSVEDYKALQKYEKEKFEEMIHQVKSNGANLAICQWGFDDEANHLLLQNELPAIRWVGGPEIELIAIATGGRIVPRFCELTPEKLGLAGLVKEISFGTTKDRMLVIQECKNTRAVTIFIRGGNKMIVEEAKRALHDALCVIRNLVKDNRVVYGGGASEIACALAVNEAADKCPTLEQYAMRSFADALEVIPMALAENSGLNPIQTMTEVRARQVKESNFFLGIDCLHKNSSDMKQQHVVETLIGKKQQILLATQVVKMILKIDDIRNPGESED encoded by the exons ATGTCCGCTTTAGGGACGCTTGCGTTTGACGAGTACGGGAGGCCTTTCATCATCATTAAAGACCAAGACAAAAAGACACGGCTATCGGGAATTGACGCCTTGAAG TCCCATATTATGGCAGCAAAGGCAGTTGCCTCAACCCTCAAAACATCTTTGGGACCAAATG gTCTTGACAAGATAATGGTCGACAAGGATGGAGAGGTTACTGTCACCAATGATGGAGCTACCATTCTCAGCATGATGGATGTGGACCACCAGATTGCCAAACTGATGGTGGAGCTGTCAAAGTCCCAGGATGATGAGATTGGTGATGGAACAACTGGAGTAGTGG TGCTTGCTGGAGCTCTGCTTGAGCAGGCTGAACAGTTGTTGGATCGTGGAATCCACCCAATTAGGATCTCAGATGGTTATGACCAGGCTGCACGCATTGCTATTGAGCAGCTTGACAAAATTGCAGAAACATTACCCTGTGATCCCAACAACACCGAACCACTCATTGAGACTGCCATGACAACACTGGGGTCAAAAAT TATTAACCGGTGCCACAGGCAGATGGCAGAGATCGCAGTCAACGCCATCCTTACCGTGGCtgacatggaaagaaaagatgtGGACTTTGAGCTCATTAAGATGGAGGGCAAAGTGGGAGGCAAATTAGAAGACACACAGCTCATCAAAGGAGTCATAGTCGATAAAGAATTCAGTCACCCGCAGATGCCAAAG GTCCTGAAAGATGTTAAAATTGCCATCCTCACCTGCCCGTTTGAGCCCCCTAAGCCCAAGACCAAGCATAAGTTGGATGTCACCTCTGTGGAGGACTACAAAGCGCTTCAGAAATATGAGAAAGAGAAGTTTGAGGAGATGATCCACCAG GTCAAAAGCAATGGGGCTAACTTGGCCATCTGTCAATGGGGCTTTGATGATGAAGCAAACCACCTACTGCTGCAGAATGAGCTACCAGCTATACGCTGGGTCGGAGGACCTGAGATCGAG TTGATTGCCATAGCTACAGGAGGTAGAATCGTGCCCAGGTTCTGTGAGTTGACACCTGAAAAGCTTGGCTTAGCTGGACTGGTAAAGGAGATCTCCTTTGGTACCACAAAGGACCGCATGTTGGTCATCCAAGAGTGTAAAAACACCAGGGCTGTAACCATTTTTATTCGTGGAGGCAACAAAATG ATTGTTGAAGAGGCAAAGCGAGCCCTCCATGATGCACTCTGTGTGATCCGTAACTTGGTCAAAGACAACCGTGTTGTATATGGTGGAGGGGCTTCAGAGATTGCCTGTGCCCTTGCTGTCAATGAGGCTGCAGATAAG tgtcCAACATTGGAACAGTATGCCATGAGGTCCTTTGCCGATGCTCTAGAGGTGATCCCAATGGCACTGGCTGAGAACAGCGGTCTGAACCCAATTCAAACCATGACAGAGGTCAGAGCCAGGCAGGTCAAAGAGTCCAACTTTTTCCTTGGCATCGACTGTCTTCACAAGAACTCAAGTG ACATGAAACAGCAGCATGTTGTGGAGACTCTGATCggcaaaaagcagcaaatttTGCTCGCCACTCAAGTAGTCAAGATGATCCTAAAGATCGATGACATCCGAAACCCAGGAGAAAGTGAGGACTAA
- the mtrr gene encoding methionine synthase reductase isoform X5: MAFRSVRASLLQSNIYLLPHALCSMPSEMKPRFVLLYGSQKGQAQAIAEGVAEEAETHGLFAELSCLENNEKYNLETETAPVVFIVSTTGDGEPPDNALKFVRNIKKKTLSSDHYKHISYALLGFQLLSLLAIGLGDTNYANFCNCGKAIDRRLRELGASQFYASGYADDGVGLELVVDPWIKGLWNAIKEELSNMTSKQTECVKEEVRDSSKETPDPSTADMQLNLLSIANCQNCKSIGQSEKLANLASPSVSTTQTAGSDLRPDSSSRRIGLSSRTDGALSADAGVASLTHSLPPLSQSALNIPALPPPYLCVSLQEMETTEDIFGPLNKENLQEVPISKATQLTRGDSVKTALLLELDISTLPAMTYQPGDAFDVYWPNSATEVEDMLHRLGLQDQRNHRVLISLLKDTKKRGAQVPSYIPQNASLLYLLTWCLEIRSVPKKAFLRALVEYTVDGVQKRRLQELCSKQGTTDYNSHLREQSLSILELLNAFPSCSPPLSILIEHVPKLQPRPYSVASSCLRHPGKLNFVFNIVEFPACSGRTAGRRGLCTGGLFDLISSRLVLPGNVKSSSKPALPKIHVNLRPTCTFRPPADVSVPFMMVGPGTGVAPFIGFLQQSCVFSAGCMIHNPTEIPGKALVADAAISIPSLSTGLHICLGAQRRVPSAARQHWSLFDPPHPSLPLLIDGCFEK, translated from the exons ATGGCATTTAGGTCCGTCAGGGCTTCTCTGTTGCAGTCTAATATTTACTTGTTACCCCATGCATTGTGCAG TATGCCCAGTGAAATGAAGCCTCGGTTCGTGCTCCTGTACGGCTCACAGAAAGGTCAAGCCCAGGCCATAGCAGAAGGGGTTGCTGAGGAGGCAGAGACGCACGGGCTCTTTGCAGAACTTAGTTGTTTGGAGAACAATGAAAAG TACAACTTAGAAACAGAGACTGCTCCAGTTGTTTTCATCGTGTCTACTACGGGGGATGGGGAACCTCCAGACAATGCTCTCAAATTTGTAAGGAACATCAAGAAGAAAACCCTTTCCAGTGACCACTATAAACACATTTCCTATGCACTTTTAG GTTTTCAGCTGTTGTCCTTGTTGGCCATAGGCTTAGGAGACACAAATTATGCAAATTTTTGCAACTGTGGGAAGGCCATTGACAGACGTTTACGGGAACTCGGTGCCAGCCAGTTTTATGCGAGTGGATATGCAGATGACGGTGTAGG GTTAGAGTTGGTTGTGGACCCCTGGATTAAGGGATTGTGGAATGCAATCAAAGAAGAGCTATCAAACATGACTTCTAAACAGACTGAATGTGTGAAAGAAGAAGTGCGCGATTCTTCAAAGGAAACTCCTGACCCTTCTACTGCGGACATGCAACTAAACCTATTAAGCATTGCTAACTGCCAGAACTGCAAGTCAATTGGGCAGTCGGAGAAATTAGCAAATTTGGCCTCTCCTTCAGTTTCCACTACACAGACTGCTGGGTCTGATCTCAGGCCAGATTCCTCTTCAAGGAGAATTGGGTTGTCATCCCGGACTGATGGTGCGCTCAGTGCAGATGCTGGAGTTGCCTCCCTGACACACTCGCTGCCTCCACTGTCTCAATCTGCTCTTAACATCCCTGCACTgcctcctccctacctgtgtgtctctctccaGGAGATGGAAACCACTGAAGAT ATTTTTGGACCTTTAAACAAAGAGAATCTTCAGGAGGTTCCCATATCAAAGGCCACTCAGTTGACCAGGGGTGATTCAGTTAAGACAGCCCTCCTTTTAGAGCTAGACATCTCT ACTTTACCTGCAATGACCTATCAGCCAGGAGATGCATTTGATGTGTACTGGCCTAACAGTGCCACTGAGGTGGAAGACATGCTTCACAGACTGGGTCTACAGGATCAGAGAAATCACAGAGTGCTCATTTCTCTACTCAAAGACACTAAGAAAAGAG GTGCCCAGGTGCCATCCTATATTCCCCAAAATGCATCTCTGCTGTACCTGCTCACATGGTGTCTTGAGATCAGAAGTGTTCCTAAAAag GCATTTTTGCGAGCGCTGGTGGAGTATACAGTCGATGGTGTGCAGAAGAGGAGACTGCAGGAGCTCTGCAGTAAGCAAGGCACCACTGACTATAACTCGCACCTGAGAGAACAAAGCCTCAGCATTCTGGAACTTCTCAATGCTTTTCCGTCCTGCTCGCCTCCTCTCAGCATCCTCATAG AACATGTGCCCAAGCTGCAGCCCAGGCCTTATTCAGTTGCCAG CTCCTGTCTTAGGCACCCAGGAAAGCTGAATTTTGTCTTCAACATAGTGGAGTTTCCAGCATGCTCTGGGCGGACTGCAGGGAGGCGAGGCTTGTGTACTGGTGGGCTGTTTGACCTCATCAGTTCTAGGCTGGTTCTCCCAGGGAACGTCAAATCCTCAAGCAAACCAGCTCTGCCAAAG ATCCACGTGAACTTGAGACCTACCTGCACCTTCAGACCTCCGGCTGATGTGTCGGTGCCCTTCATGATGGTGGGGCCGGGCACTGGAGTTGCCCCCTTCATCGGCTTTCTCCAGCAGAG CTGTGTGTTCTCTGCAGGATGCATGATCCACAATCCGACTGAGATTCCTGGCAAAGCCTTGGTGGCCGATGCGGCCATAAGCATTCCCAGTTTGTCCACGGGACTCCACATCTGCCTCGGGGCCCAAAGAAGGGTCCCGTCAGCAGCCCGACAACATTGGAGCCTTTTCGACCCtccccacccatccctcccacTGCTAATCGATGGTTGTTTTGAAAAGTAG
- the mtrr gene encoding methionine synthase reductase isoform X6 yields the protein MAFRSVRASLLQSNIYLLPHALCSMPSEMKPRFVLLYGSQKGQAQAIAEGVAEEAETHGLFAELSCLENNEKYNLETETAPVVFIVSTTGDGEPPDNALKFVRNIKKKTLSSDHYKHISYALLGFQLLSLLAIGLGDTNYANFCNCGKAIDRRLRELGASQFYASGYADDGVGLELVVDPWIKGLWNAIKEELSNMTSKQTECVKEEVRDSSKETPDPSTADMQLNLLSIANCQNCKSIGQSEKLANLASPSVSTTQTAGSDLRPDSSSRRIGLSSRTDGALSADAGVASLTHSLPPLSQSALNIPALPPPYLCVSLQEMETTEDIFGPLNKENLQEVPISKATQLTRGDSVKTALLLELDISTLPAMTYQPGDAFDVYWPNSATEVEDMLHRLGLQDQRNHRVLISLLKDTKKRGAQVPSYIPQNASLLYLLTWCLEIRSVPKKAFLRALVEYTVDGVQKRRLQELCSKQGTTDYNSHLREQSLSILELLNAFPSCSPPLSILIEHVPKLQPRPYSVASSCLRHPGKLNFVFNIVEFPACSGRTAGRRGLCTGGLFDLISSRLVLPGNVKSSSKPALPKIHVNLRPTCTFRPPADVSVPFMMVGPGTGVAPFIGFLQQREEQRRQNPLATFGETWLFFGCRHRDQDFLFRLWERNQVEGPLGSRRSWKASSPAAF from the exons ATGGCATTTAGGTCCGTCAGGGCTTCTCTGTTGCAGTCTAATATTTACTTGTTACCCCATGCATTGTGCAG TATGCCCAGTGAAATGAAGCCTCGGTTCGTGCTCCTGTACGGCTCACAGAAAGGTCAAGCCCAGGCCATAGCAGAAGGGGTTGCTGAGGAGGCAGAGACGCACGGGCTCTTTGCAGAACTTAGTTGTTTGGAGAACAATGAAAAG TACAACTTAGAAACAGAGACTGCTCCAGTTGTTTTCATCGTGTCTACTACGGGGGATGGGGAACCTCCAGACAATGCTCTCAAATTTGTAAGGAACATCAAGAAGAAAACCCTTTCCAGTGACCACTATAAACACATTTCCTATGCACTTTTAG GTTTTCAGCTGTTGTCCTTGTTGGCCATAGGCTTAGGAGACACAAATTATGCAAATTTTTGCAACTGTGGGAAGGCCATTGACAGACGTTTACGGGAACTCGGTGCCAGCCAGTTTTATGCGAGTGGATATGCAGATGACGGTGTAGG GTTAGAGTTGGTTGTGGACCCCTGGATTAAGGGATTGTGGAATGCAATCAAAGAAGAGCTATCAAACATGACTTCTAAACAGACTGAATGTGTGAAAGAAGAAGTGCGCGATTCTTCAAAGGAAACTCCTGACCCTTCTACTGCGGACATGCAACTAAACCTATTAAGCATTGCTAACTGCCAGAACTGCAAGTCAATTGGGCAGTCGGAGAAATTAGCAAATTTGGCCTCTCCTTCAGTTTCCACTACACAGACTGCTGGGTCTGATCTCAGGCCAGATTCCTCTTCAAGGAGAATTGGGTTGTCATCCCGGACTGATGGTGCGCTCAGTGCAGATGCTGGAGTTGCCTCCCTGACACACTCGCTGCCTCCACTGTCTCAATCTGCTCTTAACATCCCTGCACTgcctcctccctacctgtgtgtctctctccaGGAGATGGAAACCACTGAAGAT ATTTTTGGACCTTTAAACAAAGAGAATCTTCAGGAGGTTCCCATATCAAAGGCCACTCAGTTGACCAGGGGTGATTCAGTTAAGACAGCCCTCCTTTTAGAGCTAGACATCTCT ACTTTACCTGCAATGACCTATCAGCCAGGAGATGCATTTGATGTGTACTGGCCTAACAGTGCCACTGAGGTGGAAGACATGCTTCACAGACTGGGTCTACAGGATCAGAGAAATCACAGAGTGCTCATTTCTCTACTCAAAGACACTAAGAAAAGAG GTGCCCAGGTGCCATCCTATATTCCCCAAAATGCATCTCTGCTGTACCTGCTCACATGGTGTCTTGAGATCAGAAGTGTTCCTAAAAag GCATTTTTGCGAGCGCTGGTGGAGTATACAGTCGATGGTGTGCAGAAGAGGAGACTGCAGGAGCTCTGCAGTAAGCAAGGCACCACTGACTATAACTCGCACCTGAGAGAACAAAGCCTCAGCATTCTGGAACTTCTCAATGCTTTTCCGTCCTGCTCGCCTCCTCTCAGCATCCTCATAG AACATGTGCCCAAGCTGCAGCCCAGGCCTTATTCAGTTGCCAG CTCCTGTCTTAGGCACCCAGGAAAGCTGAATTTTGTCTTCAACATAGTGGAGTTTCCAGCATGCTCTGGGCGGACTGCAGGGAGGCGAGGCTTGTGTACTGGTGGGCTGTTTGACCTCATCAGTTCTAGGCTGGTTCTCCCAGGGAACGTCAAATCCTCAAGCAAACCAGCTCTGCCAAAG ATCCACGTGAACTTGAGACCTACCTGCACCTTCAGACCTCCGGCTGATGTGTCGGTGCCCTTCATGATGGTGGGGCCGGGCACTGGAGTTGCCCCCTTCATCGGCTTTCTCCAGCAGAG